The DNA sequence CCGTGCCTATATCATGATGTTATTGGGCACGCAGCTATTTGCCGACAAGTCCGGCAATCGTATACACATCAGATGGCTACCCTATGTTGCTCGGCTTGAGGAGATGGGTGGCTACAGTTGGGGGTCGGCGACACTAGCATGGTTGTACCGGTGCATGTGCCGAGTCGCCAACAGACATGTCGTGAAGTTAGCTGCGCCTTTACAGTTACTGCAGTCTTGGATCTTCTGGAGGTTTCCTTCATTTAGGCCCACTGGGTATGATGAGATTAGCTGGCCCCTTGCCTCGAGGTACCGTTATTGTTTTCTGTTATGTATccttattgtatttattttcgATTATGGAAGCAATTTCATGCATTGTAGAGTGAGTGATGAATGCAGTAGAATGTTTAAACTCTTTTGCAGATGGTCTGGTTACAATCCTGGGATTAGCAACAAGGGACCTCGGGTGCAGATGGCTCGCCTGAAGATCGACTTGTTACAACCTCGGGATGTAAGTACGCTGAAACCATATGTAGCTCCAGTCGTTGTTTCAGTTTATATTGTCTAACAGAAGCGTTAAATTGTTATTAATTGGTTTTTTTCAGTTCATATGAATGCCCTATAGCGCACTCGACGTCATCCAGGTTGTCCATCCGAAGGTCTTGGAGCCGCGTCATACGATATTTTGGCAGTGTGTGACATCCCTGATTTATTTTGCGGTGGTCGAGTGGCATCAGGTTGATAGAGTTTTACCGCAGTTTGGCGGCATTCAGCCCCCATCGCGTCCCGCCCTTACCATCGACTTCTTGATGTCGAAGGATGGGAGAGGAGGTGACCGTTGGTTCCCGGCGCACTTAGCTGACTGGCATCTTCACTGGCAGGAGCGTGCGGAGCACATTTTACAGTTCGACATTGTGCCCGACCCCGGTCCCTCGCATGATTTCTTGACATGGTGACATCAGCACGGAAAGAGGTTCCTGTCGTCGGAGATGTTATTGGGGGATCCGAGAGGTATTCCTATTCCGGATGAGGCGACGCAGAGGGGTGCAGGCCGAGTTCCAGATATGGCCCGAGTCGACGATGTTCCTGACAGACGTCGTACTGAGAGGAGAGCACGGGTCGGGACACGTCGTAGCCAGCGTgagtggaattgggttgatcATGCTATGGATGACGTCGAGGACGCAGTTAGGGGTGGCGGGAGACGACGTTGTCGTGGAGGCAGGAGGAGGGGGCTGCTGCTAGAGAGGGTGCCCATCAGCCTAGGGGGGATGTAGCTGGAGGAGGTGATGCAGCGGGGGTTGATAGGCCCCATCAGGGGGGGCATGATGGTGAGTGGTATGGATCTGGCATGGGAGATCCCACGAGTCACACTGACGCTGGGCTTGGGGGTGGACCACTTGGAGATTATTTCGTCGGTGTTCCCGGTGACGATCAGACCCTTCAGGAGAGTACTCCATGGGTGAGCCCGGGCTCCATGTTTCCAGATTTCCTTGCTAGTGATGGCATTGTCGCCGAGTTCGGTAGACTGCATTTCCTTGAGGATATCCGGACCATCATGCAGGAGGATGAGGCTGCACGAGGACGGGTTCACACGACAGCGACACAGGCACCTCTAGATGTAGATCTGAACGAGCCTGCCACGATTCCTCATCCGCATACTTTTGCCCTTGGTGGGACCCCAGCATCGGCCCAGACTCTTGGGTCACATTCAGTTGCCGGCCCGTCATCATCCAGGCCTGTGCATGTTCCTCCCATGACCCCGAGACAACCAGTTCCGGATGACAGCGACGACTCGATTGAGGATGAGGAGCCACTTATACGTAGGGGTTACAGGACACGGGTGCCACGCCGTTGTGGCACGGGATCGCACCTATTTAGATGATTTATAGATAGTGGTGTATGTCATGttgttatatttatattatgtaCATTCTTTATTGGTTATCAGTGTTTTGTTATGTACTTTGTTGTTATTTACTTTGATGTTATGTTATGTTATGTATTTTGATGTTATTTACTCTGATGTTATGATATATACTTTGATGTTATGTTATGTATTATCAGTCATCCCATCAGATAGTGTTgattattttagttattaaattccATAATTAGAAAGACATTCAACATACATATGTGGTACGAATAACAAGTTTCATGACTTATAGAATTCAACTTAGTTCCAACGAGAACAATGGTTGCTAATTGAAGTAAAATACATGTGCTGATAAAGTAAGAAATAAAAACAGACAAACCAAATCTCCTATTAATTCCCAGCAGTCCCGCTGGGGCATGCGGCTTGTGGACAACTACGACGGGTGTGTCCTGGCTGCCTGTAGAGGCCACATCTCTTTGGGCAGTTCAGATCTGCATCATCCATGTTGGTGCGAATTCGTGTGGACCTAGGACGACCTTCCCTCGCACGCCTCATATTCGGATCCGGTATAACGGTAGGCCCGGCATAAGGTGGCCAGAAACCCTCCGGAATGGGAGGTGTAAATCCCATCTGATAGACACCGAAAACGCAACTAAGTCGATAGACCTGGTGGACGTAAGGCTGCCATGTAAGACGTGAATAAGCACAGCATGCCAGTGCGTGAGGACACGGGAAATGAAGTGCTTGGAAGTATCCACAATCACAAGTCTTAGACCCGAGTGAGACCCTGTACGTACCAAGTGAGAATGAACCTGTCAGAGTCGTCTCAGCCACGGTGTACTCCGAGTTATCCCTGTCGTAAACAGTCACCGTGAAGCACCTGGCAGTCTTCAGGTTGGCCTCGATACACTTTACTAGGTATTGACTGAATTGTTGTCCAGTACCCATCTGAGCCTCGGCCTCCCTTCCCTTACGGACAAATAGCTCAGCAAGCCTTCCGTATGTGGCCTTCACCAGCGAGCAAACAAGGAGGTTTCTTACCCCCTTCAGGATTGAGTTGACACACTCCGAAATATTGGTCGTCATGTGCCCGAATCTCCGACCCTCATCACAATACTGTGTCCACAACGAATACACAATTCGGTTCGCCCAGTCACACATTGCCGGATTCTCAGAGCGCAGAATGTCAAACCAGTAGTCGAACTCCACTTCGGTCTTCGCATATGCGGCGTTAACAAGAAGCCTCCGGGCATCTTTTCCCTTGAACGTCAGGGCAAAATTCGCTGTAACGTGTCGAATGCAGAACGCCCGGTATGCAGCCGGGGGTAGCCATCCCCCATCCGGAGCCTCGAGGGCTGCCTTGATGCTgttatgcctatctgaaataaCTAACAGACCCGGCTGAGGTGTCACGTGCTCACGGAGgtgggaaagaaagaaagaccaTGACTCTGCATTCTCACCCTCAACTAGTGCAAATGCCACGGGGAGTATGTTGGAGTTTCCGTCCTGTGCAATCGCGACTAGCAACGTTCCACCATACTTCCCATATAGATGGGTGCCGTCAATACTCACTAACGGCTTGCAATGACGGAATGCCTCGATACAAGGGGGGAAAGTCCAGAACAGCCTATGAAAATAAGCCTGAGACTCGTCAAGCTGTCCCCCAACTCGAACAGGGCAAGTCCTGAGGACGGCTACTGTGCCAGGCATCGTCAGCTGAACTCCTAAAACCCACCTAGGGAGCTCGTTGTACGACTCGTCCCAGTCCCCATATATGACGGCAACGGCCTTCTGCTTCGCCATCCATACCCTCCTGTACGTTGGCCTGAACCCAAAGTGTGCGGCCATGGCATTTTGAAGCACCTTGATGTTGACAGCGGCATCAGCCCTAACCATCGGCATAATGAATGTGGCTATCACATGGTAGTCCAGACTCCTATGGTCGCTGGAGATGGAGGTGGCGAGACAGGTATGCGGTCTGTTGTACCGCTTCACTTCCCAGATACCCTTCCGCTGTCGGAGACTCAACCAAATCAGCCATGTGCACCCATTCCCAATTTCAGAACACTTTCCCACATACCTGCGGTAGTCTGACTCAACGACCTTGTACTAGACCCCTCGGCGGATGCTGTACGTCTTCACACTCAACAGCGCCTCATCTTTATCCTAAAATTGTTGGCCAACCTGGAACTCGGTCATACCGGCAGACCCCTCGGTATCTCTAGCCCCAAATCCAGAGGCCTGCATAGCATTTTCGTTCTGCCGCATGGCATCCAGGTCCAACGCAGAAAAATGGGGTGGATACTGCTGTGTGCCAGAACTAGATCCACCTGTAGCCCTTCTCGGACCAGTAGTTCCAAGATCATCGCCGCTTTCATCAGCGATCATATCCAGCTCGACGTCATCGTCATCTGGATCATCAAACAAACCATCACCAACACCAGCCGGTGTAGGACAATGCACTTCAGTGGGAAGATGTTCCCCATATCGAACCTCGTCTCCAACATTGCCGCTCAGATCCACGGCAAACGAAGGGGAGGCAACAGGCTGCATCGGTGGCTCATACACAGGAACAGAGGATGAAGCAACCGCAGGTCTCGAGCTTGAGCCGGCAACCGCGGCTATAGTATTGGCGTTCCGGTTCGAACCACCCGAGCTAGATACCACATCAACCAACTTTGCCAACAACTCTGGTGTCCTTACCTCGGGAAACTGCCTACGACAAAGAAACATAACCTGCAAGTCCTCATCACTCCCGATCGTGGAACAATCAAACTTCACGGTATCATGGAGCACCGCTGTTGGAATGCGATAGAAAAACTTCTTAACCCTTTTAACTCATTCGAGACCAAGCTTCTCCAGCACAGAGCTAACAAAAGCATCGTAGGTGGTTGTTGGCCTCATGATAATACATAGGGGATCCTTATCAGTGAACTTCACGCCGGACCGAGTTTTTCTCTTAATCGACCCTCTGTGATGTACCAGCACTAGGAAACTCTCATCACTAGCCATCTCCCCTCTTTGTTGAGAGCAACATGAGTTCACAGCATATATATACAGCTCCGGTTCattgtaattcgaatcaactaaattcgcactatatatatataatccgATCAATTGGATTCGAATTACAATTACtacataattcgaatcaatatgtTTCGAATTATGTAGTATTACAAGCTAacctagtaattcgaattaacTAAATTCGATTTACGTTATTATAATTCGAAACAACTTGTTTCGAATTACTTGAATTTGTTGCatgcatgtaattcgaattaattGAATTCGAATTACTTGAGAgtttgattcgaattatataaaaatttggtTCTGGTTGAATGGTGTCTAGGATTTCATTTTGGCTGATTTATGTAAACGTTTCACTCCCATGGCTTAAATACGTTTTTTGCCCCTTTATATAGTTTCACCAAATTTACAATtaagttctttatttttttttttcaattggacctttatattgtttttaattttgtaattaagtctttgtcaatataaaaaatattagaattaatcaaatatttttttgtaaattaaagatatttataattaaaaatataattaaattttttatcttatatattttagaataaatattatattaattttaatgtttttaatataaagaaaatttaattataaaattaaaaataatattaaaatttaattaaactaaaaaatataaaaatttaattataaatttaataaaattataaaaataattaaaattttaaaaattcaaaagtttaTCAAATGGGCTCAAACAATTTGCTTCCTAAATTAGTAATTCCTAATCCTATTCCGTAGTTCCCTTTTCGGCATCCCTATATATGTGTAGCCTCCACCCTTAATAGTGAATTGGTGATTAAGGAAGTGGATCttctctgaaaaaaaaaaaaaattgaatggtgtttagtatttaattttattatttattattttttttaatttaattttagtctCACTTAAATAGCGTTTGGTAGAaagacagagacagaaagattgagactaagagacaggatttaaaataaatctcagtattctgtttggtgcaaaatAAGAGATaggaattgaaacaagaatgcaactctaatttaatttgcacaaaaggtaaaattggaatt is a window from the Arachis stenosperma cultivar V10309 chromosome 3, arast.V10309.gnm1.PFL2, whole genome shotgun sequence genome containing:
- the LOC130967189 gene encoding protein MAIN-LIKE 1-like; this translates as MGDDPGRLYRLDGVAHIAGVINDEPRRCISSVRRQQGMRLDERYVPYLQMTGLYHLARLNDRWFRLDEPLVSAFVERWRPETHTFHMPFGECTITLQDVAYQLGLPVDGHYVSGCLTDFHLYIEGGRPAWQWFHELLGVLPPENQVQKFAVNCTWFQETFGECPDGADEETVRHFARAYIMMLLGTQLFADKSGNRIHIRWLPYVARLEEMGGYSWGSATLAWLYRCMCRVANRHVVKLAAPLQLLQSWIFWRFPSFRPTGYDEISWPLASRWSGYNPGISNKGPRVQMARLKIDLLQPRDVDRVLPQFGGIQPPSRPALTIDFLMSKDGRGGDRWFPAHLADWHLHWQERAEHILQFDIVPDPGPSHDFLTW